The Bacteroidia bacterium genome window below encodes:
- a CDS encoding TlpA family protein disulfide reductase produces the protein MRIFFLYLSLITGFSSAWAQKTTLVGKADAVYFGKEIRLVGYDDNLSDREVVLARDTVRPPGFFTFVLQMKYTRPLFIRCGNKQAVIYAEPGKTYKLGLLKADSSIIETVGGLIPVNLVFMNSDSAELNYLISRCDERLNELLKSEKGTAVKDQRPNDLKPDSMERKKNQNYRLLKKIDSLENVLRAELKYAKQDYFHTYRMYTFAKAKLPLMSGQAAWKEFLKGRPILYEHREYMEFICAFYESELEHKLYTHPVIGVVNANEDCLKFRDLVKHSVYTPNDTLKELSALVLLRLAQSIKQYNKDRLCRTISRAAAEYKHPYHMVMAGNLSFVYCRMIPGSDLPLMHFRDIQGNERTLKEFGDRYIYVMFWRSDISVCEEHMRQIPELKRKYGQKIAFVAVWLDEDAGTVKALMKKYPKADWETFFPSPGGEVQELFNVRGVPIYFLINPFHRLSLSPAPEPGLEIEKKFDEVKKKGNKAFLPGQKEN, from the coding sequence ATGAGAATATTCTTTTTATATCTCAGCCTGATCACAGGTTTTTCTTCCGCATGGGCTCAGAAAACCACGCTGGTAGGAAAAGCGGATGCAGTCTATTTCGGAAAAGAGATCCGGTTGGTGGGATATGATGACAATCTGAGCGACAGGGAAGTAGTACTCGCACGAGATACAGTACGCCCGCCTGGCTTCTTCACCTTTGTACTTCAGATGAAATATACCCGCCCCCTCTTTATCCGATGCGGAAACAAACAGGCGGTCATTTATGCTGAGCCTGGCAAAACGTATAAACTGGGATTGCTGAAGGCGGATTCTTCCATCATTGAAACAGTCGGGGGATTGATCCCGGTAAATCTTGTCTTCATGAACAGTGACTCAGCGGAGTTGAATTATCTGATATCCCGGTGCGATGAACGGCTGAATGAACTGTTAAAATCGGAGAAGGGCACAGCGGTCAAGGATCAGCGACCCAACGACCTGAAGCCGGACAGTATGGAGCGAAAGAAAAATCAGAACTACCGATTGCTGAAAAAGATTGATTCGCTTGAGAATGTGCTTCGTGCTGAACTGAAATACGCTAAACAGGATTATTTTCACACCTACCGCATGTATACGTTCGCAAAAGCGAAACTTCCGCTGATGAGCGGACAGGCCGCCTGGAAGGAATTCCTGAAAGGAAGACCGATTCTGTATGAACACCGGGAATACATGGAATTTATCTGCGCATTCTACGAATCTGAACTGGAGCACAAGTTGTACACCCATCCGGTGATCGGCGTGGTGAATGCCAATGAGGATTGCCTGAAGTTTCGTGATCTGGTAAAACACAGTGTGTACACTCCGAACGACACGCTGAAGGAATTGTCAGCCCTGGTTCTGCTTCGCCTGGCACAGAGCATCAAGCAATATAACAAGGATAGACTTTGCCGGACCATTTCCAGAGCCGCGGCAGAGTACAAACATCCGTACCATATGGTAATGGCCGGGAATCTCTCATTTGTATATTGCCGAATGATCCCCGGATCCGACCTGCCCTTGATGCATTTTCGGGATATCCAGGGAAATGAACGTACGCTGAAGGAATTTGGTGACCGGTATATTTATGTGATGTTCTGGCGCAGCGATATTTCCGTTTGCGAGGAGCACATGAGGCAGATTCCGGAATTAAAGCGAAAGTATGGTCAGAAAATTGCCTTTGTAGCAGTGTGGCTGGATGAGGATGCAGGAACAGTCAAGGCTCTGATGAAAAAATATCCAAAAGCCGACTGGGAAACATTCTTTCCTTCACCGGGAGGAGAAGTTCAGGAGCTTTTTAATGTACGCGGAGTGCCCATATATTTTCTGATCAATCCCTTTCATCGTTTGTCACTTTCACCTGCACCCGAACCGGGCTTAGAGATTGAGAAAAAGTTCGATGAGGTGAAGAAAAAAGGCAACAAAGCTTTTTTGCCGGGGCAGAAAGAGAATTAA
- the coaD gene encoding pantetheine-phosphate adenylyltransferase produces the protein MNKTAVFPGSFDPITKGHESVIRRALPLFDRIIVAVGKNSEKSGHFPLEKRMDWIRHTFAGEKKLEVKSYSGLTIEFCKEEGAAYLLRGLRSGADFEFEKTIAHMNRDMRSGIETIFILTLPEYAHVSSTIVREIIRNGGDASIFVPAAVALK, from the coding sequence ATGAACAAGACCGCTGTATTTCCGGGATCCTTTGATCCCATCACCAAAGGGCATGAAAGTGTGATCCGCCGTGCGCTTCCCCTATTTGACCGGATCATTGTGGCGGTAGGGAAGAATTCGGAGAAGAGCGGACATTTCCCGCTCGAAAAAAGAATGGATTGGATACGCCATACATTCGCGGGTGAAAAAAAACTGGAAGTGAAATCCTACTCCGGTCTTACTATTGAATTCTGTAAAGAGGAAGGAGCAGCCTACCTGCTGCGTGGGTTAAGAAGCGGAGCAGATTTCGAATTTGAAAAAACGATTGCGCATATGAACCGCGATATGCGGTCCGGAATTGAAACAATTTTCATTCTCACACTCCCCGAATACGCCCATGTGAGTTCCACCATTGTACGTGAAATCATCCGTAACGGAGGAGATGCTTCCATCTTTGTACCGGCGGCAGTAGCGCTTAAATAA
- a CDS encoding DUF3822 family protein, giving the protein MLLSVDDQEKISLTDEQAFSVPAGSCSLHLLCRDGGWEAGLFHRTEQRWLGIHTGKTNDLSFNGPEWLHREHGSVSVSWVGRRFTFIPSDLFNDRHTEDYLNTGCGRDTEHKTFVVPMKHLPAQLIFGIYKDTTERIRSLWPRAEFHHQARFTVDPFLGRNKNSAGKKVQACMHENLMEIVVTEGNQLILYNVTEYRNPDEAAYHVMNAYEVLRLNPESVPVTLGGWCGKNSAVYALIFKYVRQVEHFPFPEDQQFSWQLAELPAYRFHPLFSQCAS; this is encoded by the coding sequence GTGCTTCTTTCCGTGGACGATCAGGAAAAAATCTCACTTACCGACGAACAGGCCTTTTCTGTACCGGCCGGCTCCTGCAGTCTGCACCTGCTGTGCAGGGATGGCGGATGGGAAGCGGGACTCTTTCACCGGACCGAACAGCGATGGCTGGGGATACATACCGGAAAAACAAATGATCTGTCATTCAATGGCCCTGAATGGTTGCATCGGGAGCATGGTTCCGTTTCGGTTTCCTGGGTTGGGAGACGTTTTACATTTATACCCAGCGATCTCTTCAACGACCGTCATACGGAGGATTACCTGAATACCGGCTGCGGGCGCGATACAGAGCATAAAACTTTTGTAGTTCCAATGAAGCATCTGCCCGCCCAGCTGATCTTCGGTATATACAAGGATACCACAGAGCGCATCCGTTCACTATGGCCGCGCGCAGAATTTCATCACCAGGCCAGGTTCACCGTAGACCCCTTCCTGGGAAGAAACAAGAACAGCGCGGGGAAAAAGGTGCAGGCCTGTATGCATGAGAATTTAATGGAGATTGTGGTCACAGAGGGCAATCAGCTTATTCTCTACAACGTAACAGAATACCGGAATCCGGACGAAGCCGCTTATCATGTAATGAATGCCTATGAAGTGCTTCGCCTCAATCCAGAGTCAGTGCCTGTGACCCTCGGTGGATGGTGCGGAAAAAATTCAGCTGTATACGCTTTGATTTTTAAATACGTACGACAGGTAGAACATTTTCCATTCCCGGAAGATCAACAGTTCTCGTGGCAACTTGCTGAACTCCCTGCCTACCGGTTCCATCCGCTTTTTTCCCAATGCGCATCATAG
- a CDS encoding phosphoribosyltransferase gives MKNKGTLLLSQKQISQKVERMAMEILERNYREKELIIAGIEKNGFLLAKELAKALKKHKRFRILLRSLRVDKEHPIGKKVETGLTAGELTGKVVLVVDDVLNSGSTLMYGLKPFLSVPLKKLNTAVLVDRSHRRYPVHADHVGLSLSTTLQEHVEVKFGKGGGVFIR, from the coding sequence ATGAAAAACAAAGGCACTTTATTGCTGAGTCAGAAGCAGATCAGCCAAAAGGTGGAGCGAATGGCTATGGAGATTCTGGAGCGGAACTACCGGGAGAAGGAGCTGATAATAGCGGGCATAGAGAAGAATGGTTTTCTTCTGGCGAAGGAGCTGGCAAAGGCGCTGAAGAAGCATAAAAGATTCAGGATTTTGCTTCGAAGCCTGCGGGTGGATAAAGAACATCCGATCGGCAAGAAGGTAGAAACCGGATTAACGGCCGGTGAACTAACGGGGAAGGTGGTGCTGGTGGTGGATGATGTACTTAATTCCGGCAGCACGTTGATGTATGGGCTGAAGCCTTTTTTATCTGTGCCGCTTAAGAAGCTCAATACAGCGGTGCTGGTTGACCGTTCCCACCGCCGGTATCCGGTACATGCAGATCATGTGGGTTTATCCCTTTCCACCACGTTACAGGAGCACGTGGAGGTGAAGTTCGGTAAAGGGGGTGGTGTTTTTATCCGGTAG
- the rsmD gene encoding 16S rRNA (guanine(966)-N(2))-methyltransferase RsmD, giving the protein MRIIGGSHRSRRIGAPRDLPLRPTTDFAKESLFNILQNKIDLQEIRVLDLFCGTGAISFEFSSRGAAEVIAVDTNAKCTGFIREKAGEFGFSNLRSVRMDAFGFLETNRLDYDIIFADPPYDYKKYRELVKVILNGNALKPNGLLIVEHEAKMEFPEEERFLEKRTYGAVNFSFFQKDNA; this is encoded by the coding sequence ATGCGCATCATAGGGGGCAGTCACCGCAGCCGCAGGATAGGAGCTCCCCGCGATCTTCCACTGCGTCCAACCACTGATTTCGCCAAGGAATCTCTTTTTAATATTCTGCAAAACAAAATAGATCTGCAGGAAATCCGTGTACTTGATCTTTTCTGCGGAACAGGTGCTATTAGCTTCGAATTCTCATCCCGCGGCGCTGCAGAGGTGATTGCCGTGGATACCAACGCAAAATGCACCGGATTTATCCGTGAAAAAGCAGGTGAATTCGGATTTAGTAATCTGCGTTCAGTTCGAATGGATGCATTCGGCTTCCTGGAAACCAACCGGCTGGACTATGACATAATATTCGCCGATCCGCCTTATGATTACAAGAAATACCGTGAATTGGTGAAGGTTATCCTTAATGGCAATGCGCTGAAACCTAATGGCTTATTGATCGTAGAACATGAAGCCAAAATGGAATTTCCAGAGGAGGAACGATTTTTGGAAAAAAGAACATACGGAGCCGTAAATTTCAGTTTCTTTCAAAAGGACAATGCATGA
- a CDS encoding AAA family ATPase encodes MIIYLTGFMGSGKSTAGKQLAALLQFPFFDLDEELSKTCGMSVTEIFSEKGEPWFREQEHSLLRTLSASPNAVIATGGGTPCFYDNMDFMNSSGITVYLKLSASALQNRLTPNQQSRPLIARKNPGELLKFITELLEKREDFYRKASYTVKGTNLDVHKLADILKVKEVR; translated from the coding sequence ATGATCATCTACCTCACCGGATTCATGGGCAGCGGCAAATCTACCGCAGGAAAACAATTGGCCGCTCTATTGCAATTCCCCTTTTTCGACCTGGACGAAGAACTCTCTAAGACCTGCGGTATGAGCGTGACGGAAATATTTTCCGAAAAAGGTGAACCCTGGTTCCGGGAACAGGAACACTCTCTGCTGCGTACGCTATCTGCCAGCCCAAACGCTGTGATTGCCACCGGCGGCGGCACCCCCTGCTTCTATGACAATATGGATTTCATGAATTCCAGCGGCATCACCGTTTACCTGAAACTTAGTGCCAGTGCGCTGCAGAACCGGCTCACCCCAAACCAGCAAAGTCGTCCGCTCATCGCCCGAAAAAACCCCGGTGAATTACTCAAATTCATTACCGAACTGCTGGAAAAAAGGGAAGATTTTTATCGCAAAGCCTCCTACACCGTGAAGGGCACTAATCTGGATGTTCACAAGCTGGCAGATATTCTGAAAGTAAAAGAAGTCAGATAA